The following is a genomic window from Calypte anna isolate BGI_N300 chromosome 15, bCalAnn1_v1.p, whole genome shotgun sequence.
TTCTTCcctgggtgggtgctgtgggcaggacaggctgagctctgccaccCTGTGTGTCCTCCTTGGCCAGCACCCCAAGGTGTCACCCAGGGGGTGGGTGTCACCCATCACCGTGGCTGGGTGCAGGCACCAGCCAGGCCAGGATACTCCTTCCTGGGATGGTTCCTTCCTGGATGGCTCCTTCCAGCTCCCATGGTTGGACTCGGGATGGGAAGCACCCTGTGATGGGACAtgggtgtccctgcctgtcccttggCCATAGGTGCCACAGCCCCATGGCTGCCACCACTGCCACGCTCTCTTGTGTTCTGGGTCGGAGGCAGTTGAGGACATTTTTGGTTCAACAGGGACCCTTTCCAGGGATGCTGGGATGCACGGATCCAGGAGGCTCCATGGGACAACAGGCTCCCCAGGTTGGATCTGCTGCACCCAGGGTGGTCCATGGGACAACAGGGTCTGAGAACTGGACATGATGTGTATAGAAGGCTCCATGGCACATTGGGAtcccaaggctggagctgctgcatccAGGAGGCTCCATGGGACAATGGGCTCCAGGGGTGGACCTGCTGGACCCAGGAGGTTCCATGGGACATGGGACTCCCAAGGCTGGACCTGCTTGGACTCCCTCGAGGAACTGACTCGAAGAACAACCCCCTGGGCCACCCCGGCATAATTTCCTCCCGCCGGGCCATCTGACTCCTCTCATTGGCCCCGGGGCCACCTCTTGCCTGCTGGCTTGCTGGCCCATTGGGCGCGGGTGCCCCCCGTGGTGGCGGGGGCGAATGGATCCCTTTAAAAAGGAGAGCTTCCCCCTCGCCCCGGCAGTAAGGAAGTGGCTCAGGCGCCGAAAAAACACCGCGGGTCCGGGCCATGCGGCGAGACGGGTGGCTCCCGGGAGTGCTGGGAGGTAGGTGTCCTCTGGTGTCCCCTGGTGTCCCCTTGGTGTCCTCTGGTGTCTGTCCCCCAgccaccccccagctcctcccaaGCTGGGGGCAGTGAAGTGGCAGCAAGGGTTCAGGCGGTGCCACCACAGATGGTGTCACTGAGGCTGCCCCTGCTGTGGTTGGTGTCCCGTCCCAAGGGTGCTGGCGGGGCACAGGGACATCTCCCTGCTTCTgctgtggggtggggggcagcgGGTGGGCTcctggaggggcaggaggggacaggctTTGGGGTCAGTTCGATGGTGGAGGGTCAGGGGTCAGCAGCCCTCCAAGCCCAGatggcactgccaaggccagcCTGCTGTGAGTGGCAGCACCCGAGGGGCAGGATGCAGGATTGTCAcctctgtcccctctgcagtGACAGGGCCACcaggggaaggtgctggggcAACCACGAGTTGGGCTGCTTGATGccatcttcatcctcctcctaactatgtccccagcacaggggctgGCTTATCCCTACAGCAGGACCAGGGACTTTGTCATGGGGGGGACACAAGCCTGGCACACAGGAAGGGTCTCACCTCCAGGTCTGACACCAGGGTGATGGGCAAGTGGGGCCAAGCTCTTTCCACCGTGCCTGTCACCCTGGTcaccttccctcctcttcctctccagctgTCACCAAAGGGCTCCTCATCCTCTGGGCAGTACCGGGTCAGGGGGGGcgtcccctgcagccccccacccTGCAGCAGGTCCAGGCACTGGTGAGACACATGGCTGAGGATGCTCAGGAGCTCTTCACCTTCTACGTGAGTCCCCTTCCCCAGGACACAGGATGGCTCCTGTCCCCTCCACAGGGGGACACTAGGCTGGGGTGATGGGGGTCCCCgtgctgctcctttccctgaCCTCTTGCCCTTATCTCCTCGCAGGAGAAGGACCAAGGCTTGGCCATCGGCCACCTCTGCCGCACCAACCGCCCACCCGAGTGGCTGCGGGGACCCTCCCTGGGGACCCGAGGACTGAGGGGACTGAGAGGGACCATGACTCACATGGcccaggcactgcaggacaTCACCCGGCACCAGCGCGACCTCAACCCTCCCGGTGCCGAAATCCTGCGCCGCTTGGCCAGCGCCCACCTGAAGGTCCGGGGGCTCCTCAACAATCTGGAGGGGCTCtacccagctcccagcccccagcccacccGCCGCCTTccacccagccccacagcacccaccaaGGTCTTCCGGCAGAAGCTGGAGGGATGCCGGATCCTCTGGAGCTATTCCCGCTTCTTGGTCAAGCTCAATGCCCTGCTGGAGACCAGGAGGATCCGGGCACACCGGGAGAGGCAGAGAGCTCACCAGGGCTCACGGATGCCCACAGGCTCCTAGTGTTGCTGGAGctatctccatctccatctccgTCTCcgtctccatctccatctctgtctccatcatctccatcatccccagcatctccagcacctccaccatctccaccactccatccccatcaccccccTCACCTCCATCATCCCCATCATCTCCACCATCTCcaccatctccatctccatcatcTCTGTCTCCATCATCCATCCTATCCCTATCAGCTccatctccatcatctccatcccatccccaggACAGGGATGCTCCATCAGGACACACCACAGACTCTCAGGTTCACCCAGGTGAGGACACAAGCACTCTGGAAGCGGGATCATCATTTCCCGTGGGGATCAAGCTGTCCTTGTGCCACCACTcagctgcaggacagccctggaACCTGCCCCACGTTTTGCATCGCTGGTGCCAGAGAGAGCTGTGTGCTTGGGTGTCCCCTGGATGCCCAGTGCTGTGGGATGGAGCTGTCCCCAAGCCCTGTTGGACTTTCCAGTGATTCAATGGGTCGGGTGACCCGGCCTGACTAAGCTCACCCAGCACCAGCCACATTGCCCACACCAGGGAGTGACACCAGCAGTGTcaccccctgcctgccctctgccAGGTTTGCTGACCCCAGAGAGCATCTGGGACCACAATCCTGCAAGCTTGGTGTCCCCATGAGCTTGGTGTCCCTGCACACTCCACGTCCCTCCAAAGCTCAATGTCCCTGTGCTTGTGTCCTCATCCCTGCACACTCAGTGGTCCCTTCCCTGTCCTCTCAGTGTCCCCATGTGCTTGGTGTCCCTACGCACTGTCCCCGGGCTCACCCTCGGTGACCTCAGGCTCTGGGAATCCCCCTGTATCCTCAGAGACCCCACGGTCATCCCTCCACACTCGCTGTCCCTCTATCCTCGGTGTCCCCAAGCCCCTGGGAAcaccacagccctgcctgggcCACCGCACTGTGACGATGGGTGGTGGCACCCATCCTCTCCCCTCTAATTTATACATTAATATTTGTGTGAGTTTTGTATTTATTGAATCTTGGGGTTAATTTAAGACGTCCCTGAAGtgggaagaaatatttaaggacatgtttttaatatatacagaaatatctatttttatggcaatttttttttttttgtatcgTGTTGAACTCTGAAGGTCCCAAATGTTTATTTATGGTGGGGGGTTGGGACCTTGGGAAAGGGGCTCCTGTCCCCCCCActggctccagcctccccctccctatttttatataaagaaataaaatgttgacCTCGGCCTGTGGGCCGCTGAGCActtgtgtccctgtgtccccaagGTCCAGTGCCTGGGTGGGTGTCCCTGTGTCCAGATATTGGTGTGTTCCTCTGTCCCAGTGGCCCTGTGGCACTATGTCCAGATGTCCCAGACATGCTGTAGCTGGGTGCCCCTGTGTCCAGATGTCCCAGTGTCCCGTTGTCCCTGCTTCCCAGTGACCCTGTGTCCTGTGTTTGGGTGTCCCTCTGTCTGGGTGTCTGTGGGTCAGATTTTGGTGGCCCTACTGCACTATTGTCCTCACCAGGACATGTGACAAGGTGTGATGTGGTGGGATGGGACCTTGCCTGGTGTGGCACGGTGCAGGACGTGTCACCATAAGATGTGGCCCATGGCACACAGTGGATGTGGCACACGCCATGGCACATGGGCTGGCACTGGCCACCCCTCTGTGCCACATGTCGCACATGTGTGTgcctctgtccctgctgtggcCACAGGCAGCCAAGCAGAGCCACACGGCCCTGCCGAGGCCACCGTGGGGACCGGGCCACCCCgctgccacctctcctgctgAGTCAAAAATCCTAAGACCGGGTCATGTGTCCCCGTGGAGTCACTCGTTCCCCACCGTGTGCCCCTGCCTGCCGGGACACTGCTACCACACTGCCACCTGACTCAGTCCTGGGGACCATCGCCACCGGGACGCTGCTGCTGGCACCTGCTGCCCCTTGGGGACTATCGGGATGGCGACGATGTCACCATGAAGCAGGACAGACTGGTGGGTGACCGTCACCGTGACAGTGCCACCGCTCACCAGCTGCCaaccccctgctccctgcatgGGCTCTGGAGGGGAGGGTGCAGGTATGTGACACCCCCCTGGGAGTGGCATGGAAGGGTGGGGGGGACAATCCCCAAATAGGGGCTGCACACCCCTGAGTGTCACCGGGGGGTTGCTGTCACTTCTGTCATTCCCGTGGGTGATGTCCCTCGCTGCAGGGCCACCCAGGGGACCCCagtgcccagccctggggaaaagCCACCCCAGGGTGGGGACATCTTTTGGGCACTGTCCTCAAGGGTGCTTGTTCACCCCACCATGGCCCGGTTGGGGTGGGAGCAGTGGGACACCCATGGAAGGGCACTGGGGAGGAcacagggactgggagggggACAACCCATCCAAGGGAACATCGTCCCCACTGGTCCCTCCCTGAggaggggacacgggggacACACACTTTGCTCACCCCTTCCTCAGCCCCCCCCCGACACGGGGTGTGGTGTCCCCCAACCCATGGACCACCCGGCGGCTGCGGTGAGAGTGACATCGGGGTGTGTGTCCCccagcatggggacagggacacagcagggagTTTGGGATGGGGGGGGTGAGGGAAATTATGGGATGAGGAGGGGACAGGTAGAGATAATAATGGGATGGACAGGAAGGAGAGGCTCTGGGATAGGGAGAGGGGAGGTCTGGCATGGGGGGGCAGGGTGGTGGGTGGGAATGGGGCAATGCtgggtggggaaggggcagtTCTGGGTGGGAATGGGGCGGGAGGGGTAATTATGGGATGGGGAGTgtctggtgctgggctggggcagcagggggcagcatggggacagggatggggcaggaggggaccGGGAtaggatggatgggatgggatgggatgggatgggatgggatgggatgggatgggatggggtgagggAGGCAGCtatggaaggaaaagagcagcagcatgaCAGCAGTGGCTTTAGGACATCCCAGCCTTGTCCCCATATCCTTGGCCAGGCTGCCAGTGGGgatggcaggcagcagtgtCCCACCAAGCAGAGCCACTGCCTCCTGCCTagcctctgccctgctccacTCCTGGGGTCTCCAAACCGAGGTCACCTCACTGCACCCCACCAGCTCCCATCCCACTGTTCCCCCCAACCAAACCCTCAAGGTCCCTCCTTGGGACCCCCCCGGACCTCCCACCCGTGCCACGACCTCACCATGCCCTGCATTGTCCCCTGGTGCCACCCACCCGGGAGCCACACGGGGTCATTCCCACCATCCAGGCTCTTGGGAAAGGGATCACCACCCTTGCCTGGAGCAGGGACACCGTTTTCCTGCCAGAGCATCCCCCCCTGCAGAAGGGAGCCCTCATTTCACCCCCCCACTTCCCTAGAAAATCGATTATAAATGAACCCCCAAACcttgcccagctcctggcaccAACCTAGCTCTGGACTGGGATGTTCTGGGGCAGAAAATGGCCATAAAAATGGCAAACCCACCCCAGTCCCAGCACAGGACCTGCTCGAGGATGTGCCCCTAATTTAGAAACACCAATTCCCCAGCTAATTAAGTGCCACCAGGCCAGCAGCCACCCTCTGCTCCATGCTGAGGTGCACCCCAACAATCCAGGTGTGACACTGGGGGTGTGGGACAGGGCTTGTCGTGTCCGTTTCCAGGAcggaaacccccccccccagcttttTGCCACCCCCATCCCAGCTGGCTGCCTGGTGTTCCAGTAAGGCCAGACTGGGCTGTGGCTGTCAGGGTGGGTGACTGATCCCCGTGggaaaactgaggcagggagcaCAGAGGAATCCTCATGTCCCCCCTCAACCTGTCACCCCCTGCTATGGAGGGGGATGGGGGGCACAGCTGGGGTCCCAGTGGCTCTTGCATCACTGTCCCTCCTTGCCTGTCCCCTCGGTGGgttcagctgccagcagcacaacCAGGGCACAAACTTGCTaaacctgatttaaaaaaaaaaaagttccatcTGGGGCCGTGGCCctggtgaggaggaaaaaaaagaaaagaaaaaaaccactacacaagaaaaaacagcaacaacaacaacaaaccccccTTTTAACCTGTTTTTCACCCAAATCAGGGTGCGCACATCCTCTCTCCCACGAGACAAAtcccctgcccccccctccACTTCCACCCAAGGAGCTGCCCACCCCCCGGAGGGTGTTTGTCCCCACAGATCTCTGAGCACCTCACCAAGGGGCCAGCACCCCCCTGCCTGCACCCGGCCGGAGGAAGGGTTAACCCTGGAGAAGGGGAccgagggggtgggggggagggggccGGTCCAGCCTCTCCCCCTGGGTGGGTTTGTCCTTTTTCCCCGAGAAAACCCACCttggtttttaatattttcactaAAGGGACGAGCCACCAGCGGGCCGGGGGACACTGCGGCTACCGCGGTTgtcaccccagcactgccacctcGCACTTTTTGAACCTTtctaaccccccccccccccccaaaaaaaaaaaaagaaaaagattaaaaaaaaaaaaaaagagataaaaaaaccccaacccgaattttacatatatttaaaaaaaaaaaatttatttttatccctttttttccccctccacaTTCTTCTTTCATTGAGAGCTCCGTCAGCCGGCGGGGAAGCCCCggcccggggagggggggactCGGGGGTGAAAGTGCTTGCGGCATCGTGACTCACGGCGACATCGCGCCTCGACGCCACCGTCGCCACCCGCTGCCCCCCGCGACACCCCCAAACCCCACGTGctgcccttcccctccctttggGGTGAACACGTTTTAattcatccccccccccccccgccagctttcccacccacctccccgaccttaaaaaaaaccaaaccaaaaaaacacaaaccacccgcttaaaaaaaaaaaaaagaaaaagaaaaaaaaaaaaagaagcaaaccaCCCAACCCCAAAGCCACAATCCGGGTGACATCAATTTTATCAGAAGTTTATTTCTAAGAATCATTCAGGATTTCCAAAGCCCTCGACTTCCTGATTTCCAGTTTCAATAGAAATAACGATAGTGGTGCTGCTCCCCCCCAcgtcccccccctcctcccctttcttACAACACAGGCTGGCTGCCGGACCGGTATATAAACCCCGAGAAGTCCCCCAGTATGAACATGAATTTCTGAAAACTCCCTCTGCCAACACCAATCCCCATTAAGTCGCTCCCGGGACGCGGCTCACAATGAAGTTCGTGccagcaggtaaaaaaaaaaccaaaaaccaaaatccaaaaaaaaaaaaaaaaacccaacccaaaaaaaattatcaactTTTGGGGCAATTagtttccctcctcctctccttcctccctttttattattttgctttttattaatttttatttatttattcctttcctcttccctctcccctctcctttttcccgGTGATGCTCGGGCACAGGCGGGTGCcgggtggggggggggagcgAAGGCTCCCGCCGTGCCGCGGTCCCCGGGGATGAGCATCTCTGGGAATTGGCAGCGGGGAGCGCGGAGCTGGCGCGGAGCAGCCAACATCTGGACACTTATATAACTCGAAAAGcttccaaaagggaaaaaaaaccaaaaaccatcaaaaatcaaaaaaaaaaaaaaaaagcagcaaggagagggggatttttttttttactgttttttttttaaaaaaaaaaaaaaacaaaaaaaaaaccaaaacaaaactttgcTGCTTTCGCTCCTTCTCCGCCGTGCCGGGAGCACCGGAGGGATGGGGAAGCTGCCAAGTGCAAGAggaggggttggaaggagcGGCCGCCACCCCAGCGATAGTGCTGGGGGGTCCCCATGGGGCAGCGCCCACCCATCGCCGGGCGCACgtgggtgctgagctctgcccaaCTGTGAAAAGGGCACAAGGCTGGGGGGGAGATGGGACGGGACGTGGCATGCGGGGGGTCAAAAGGGATTTTGGGGAGGGGTGGGTCAGCGGCGGCGGGTCGGGGCTGGCAGCACGCCCAGGTAAGTCCTTTCGCACCTGGGCAGGGGAAATGAAGGAAGGGTTTGGATTACCCGGCACCGGTGGCACGTCGGAAGCGCTGACAAGTGCGGGGCAGCTTCGGCGCTTGTCACAGTCTGGGGACTTCGCTGGCAGCAGCCCCGAACCCCACATCGTGGCATCGCCGggaccccccagccctgccggGGGAACTGGGGGAGAGGACAacacccccttccctcccccccagcccagaaTCCCTGGGAGGAGGACCTGGTCCCCAGGGTGCGAGCTCTGGAGGTGCTTTGGGCCTCCCCGAGTAGGGATGCTGGTTTGGGGGGGTTCCTCGGGATagagggggggggtgttggAGCACCTCGCTGGCGCAGGAGGAGGGGGACGATGGGGGTGACCAGGCTGATGGTGGCTCAAAGGTCCCCTTGGTCCATGGTCAGGGATTTCTTGGCCGgtggctccagcagctgcaaCTTCTCCTCTCCTCGGGGGCTCCTGGAgggcagggaaactgaggcaggctGGGGCGGCGGGAGGGGGGATGCCGGAGGCAGGTTTCCTTGCGGGTGCCCCCGCTGAGTCAGCCGGGGCCGGGGTGGGGCCTGGCTCCCGCAGGGCCCGGCCGAGGATAAcggggaaagagggaggggggggggaagaaaaaaagcgCTTTGCATATTTGATTAAAACCCCACAGGTCGTCACCGGGGCCGGTTGCGAAATGTGGGAAGGAAACGGGGCGCCCCGCGGGGAGGGAGGCTGGGGAGAGCCTGCCGGGGGCAGGTGAGGGGGAGCACGGCAAATctggggggggtctgggggctTACTGGACACCCAGCCGGATGGGAGGAGTCCGCAGCCTGGCTGGACGCCCACCCCTCGGTGCTGGGGGAAGGGCGAGGATCCCCCCGAGGATGCTCTGCCCTCCAGGGTAGGAAGGTCCCCCCCGCGGGCCACCCCCGGTGACGGTCAGCTCTCTGTGTCCCCACGCAGGTGTCGTGCCCTTCgtggccctgctcctgctgcagcgGCGGCCGGTGGCCGGGCGGGCGCTGCTGGTGAGCGGTCCCGGCTGCCCCGGGCACGGTTTGTGCCGCTCCACCGTCCAGGAGCAGACCCGCAGGCAGGTCGCGCTGCTCAATGCCACCGCCCAGGACCTCTTCAGCCTCTATGTAAGTGGGGTTGGGGGATGGAGCCCAGGCTGGTTTACTCCATCGAGGGGCgggagggatggggatgtcAGTAAAAGGTGGTCGGGGTGTgcgtgtatgtgtgtgtgtgtgtgtgtgtgacatggGGGGTGAcactttcctctcctcccagctgaAGTGCCAAGGAGAGCCGTTcagcagtgacagtgacaaGCTCTGCAACCCCGGTGGCATCGTCTTCCCCCCCTTCCGTGTCAACCGGACGAGCGAGAGGAAGGAGGTGATGGTGGCCATGTACAAGCTCTTCGCTTTCCTCAATGCCTCGCTGGGGAACATCACACGGGACCAGGAGGAGCTCAACCCCACGGCCAAGGAGCTCCTCGACCGACTCCACAACACCACCAAAACCACCCGGGgcctcatctccaacctcaccTGCCTCCTCTGCAAGAACTACAACATCTTCCAGGTGGATGTCAGCTACGGGGAAAGCTCCAAGAGCAAGAGCGCCTTCAAGAAgaagcagcagggctgccaggTGCTCAGGAAGTACGTGCAGGTCATTGCCCAGGCTGCCCGTGTCCTCCTACCTCATCTCAGCCCCCCGTGAACACCCACCCTGgctcctctgcctgccccacaCTGGCCGTCCTCCATCGCTGCCTCCTGAACTTATTTATTACCCTGGACCTTGTGTTGGCCCCATCCATCCCCCTGGTAATTTATTTGCCCCTTGAGGGGTGAACGTTGCAGCCCTGTGCATCCCAGGTGGAGCAGGGCATGGGCTGGCATCCAGCAGGACGAGGTGGTGCATCCATCCCCGAGGTGACGCCAGAGCACGGGAAGCTCCTGGGATGGACCTCAGCTGTCCCCATGCTTACACGGGGTagagctgtgtgtgctgccAGGGGACAGGTTCCACCCTCATGGCTAGGCTCCTCCGTTGTGGAGGGCAACCTGACAGACATCCTTCAGCATCACCCGAAAGGCTCAGGAAAAGGGATTGGGATGAAAGACACTCactgggatgctgcagctggtggggacatggggacacgAGGACACGCTCCCCCCCCCGCACGTTCCAGGGCTGGGCTCCCCCACAAGGAGCTGAACTGTGGGAGCCGGGGTGGCTGAGGCGGCTGGGGCTGGGTCCCACCGCCTCGGACAAAGCCACCTGCTGGGGACACAGTCGGCTGCCAACCCCCCAGGAAGCAGTGTCCCCCGGGGCAGCAGTGTCCCCCCGCGCAGGCACGGCGGGGCACGGAGAGTCCCCCCCATTCAGAAAAGAGCTTTTCCCATCGGAAGGGCTCTGAATGCACCAGTGGCCAAGGGCTGGGCTTTGGGCTTCACATTGCTGGAtgtgggggggacacacagggacGTGGGGACACACACAGGGATGTGGGGACGCAGGGACGGGCCCCAGGCTAGTGGCAGGAGACGCTGGCTGGCTCCTGGCACCAGAGAGGGCTCTGAGGGTTATTTATTGCCTCGGTGGAAAGGCCAGTGTGCCCCCAGAGCTCTGACTTGGCTTTTAATAATGTTattaataatgataattaataataattaataataagaTTTCTGGtaatatatatagagagaattctatttaaatatttatttttttatacttcttttccccccccttttttttttttttaaataaaccaacAGAAATGGACTGCATTCggctcctctctgctgggttCCCTTCTCCCTGGCCTTCAAACACCTCAGCTTCTTCCCTGAAACACCCTTGGCTGCTCCAAAATCCCTCAGATGTTGCTGAGGGTCATCATCCCCcatcctttttctccttctaagGGATGGTGGATTGTGGAGACATCTTCCTTGGTGGGGTTGGGGTTTAAATCAATActctggggatgctctgggttGAGGTGGGGACCATCGTGGTGCCAGGAGCAGCATGGTGTGGGAACCATCACAGTGCCAGGAGCATCCTGGTGTGGGCAACATCATGGTGTGAGGAGCATCACAGTGCTGGGAACACCACGGTGTGAGGAGCATTATGGTGTGACGGTGCAGGGAGCAGCATTCCAGTGCCTGGGGATATGGGGAAAGGCCAAATCTggctgggaagaggcagagggaggCGAGTGAGTGTGGTGGGGGGGGGGCAAACTAAATCTCAGCCACTTCCCaagcagccctgggagaggTTGAGCAAAGCTTGGCCAGGGCCAAGACCACCTAAGGCTCCTCCAGCGCCCTGCTCCTCCGTGAGCGTCTCGGATGGGGCCGTATCGGTTAACAAGAGGCTGATTATCCAGGAGACGTTGGAGTAGGATGATGaaattttcctcctcctccggAGCCCTCGGGCCAACAGCCAAACCTCCCAGGCATGAGACAGTAAGCGGATGAGCTAAGATCCTGTGTGATCATCTCTTGTGTCTCGGAGGAGacctgaccaaaaaaaaaaaaaaaaaaaaaaaaaaaaaaaaatcattgcaaaaATTCAAAAGtttgccccccctcccccaagaCCCCCTCTGTTCCTGCCCCATTAGGTTGTGCTgctttccccagctcccacagaAGGTTTCATGGCATTGGTTTGCCCCTCAAAATGGCACCATCATGGGCAGCCTGATGCCAcaccagcagtgacagcaggaTGAGCAGTGTGCAGGTtcagcctggccctgctgtCCCTCCGTGGTGGCAGGTGAGCCCCAAACCAGCACCAGCTTCCCCACCACCCAGAGGAGGCACCAGGGGACATCCCAGTGGGTCCCCAGGCAtggtgtggctttttttccatcatccCATCCTGCCACCAGGGAAGGAGTGTCCCTTGTGCCAGTGCCCTGGAAGGTGCCCAGGATCCCAGCCCATTTGTAGGGTCTTTTTCCAGCTGGCACCAGGAGATAAGATGTCCTCAAACTCACCCAAACCCCTCCAAAAAGCAGGAGGGGGGcagggcacagcagcagccttggaGGGGACAGCACCATCTGTTTGGGATGATCATCATGCAACAGGGCCAGATCCTGCAGAACATGCCAGATCCTGCAGAACATGTCactgtgtccctgcagctgggggcaCCCAGGTGTCCTCATGGCTACCATTACCAGGCCATCAGATGGTCACCACCTTGTGTGCTGGAAATCCATGGCTGGGCATCCAGGCTGAGCCTGTTTGGGTGTAAACATCCACCCCTTGTCCCCACTGGGGATGTGGCAGGTGCCAAGAGGTGCCACCAACCCGTGCCCTGAGGCCTGGAGGGGTGACAGTGGCCAGAGATTTGGGGTTGAGCTCAGTTGgggccaggagctggggctgaggtCCTGAGCAGGGAGCACGGCAACGAGGAGCTGTGCACATCTGGATTTCTCACGCTTGCGTTCAACGTCCCTCCTCAACCAGatggcaaaaataaataaatagaataaatcaGAGCCTCCTGACATAAATTGGGAACTCACGCCTGGGCCCTGCGTTTCATGAGTCTCCCTGGAAGACAGTCAAACGAAGGCGAGGACAATGGGTTCACTTCTCCCCCGTGTCGGGTCATTCCCAGTTAAGGCTCATTAGTGGCGGGCGGGGGATTAACTCTTCCTTCCCTGGAAAAGTGGCTCCTGCCAGAGCACGAACCAGACCCTAAAATTCCCCCAAGCCCCATCCTTGGCCTCCCCCCGGGGATTTGGGGCTGGAGGCTGGTGCCAtccccccagctgctgggagccGGGATGCGTCTCCCTGTGCTTGGTGGACATCCCAAACCCGAGGGAGGTGGAAAAGGTTCTCGATGACCTCAGCCAGCGGCCGATCCCACCCACCCGGCGCTCGGGGGAAGCGGGCGAGCCCCGCGAGCCGGCCCGCAAGCACCGGGAAAGGAACCGGCCCTGGGGCTTCCTGGCGAGCCCGACCGGACCCCGTTAGCCCTAGGAAAGGAGAAACTATTTTGGTTGGGGTGGGAGCCAAGGAAAGGGGATGG
Proteins encoded in this region:
- the OSM gene encoding oncostatin-M isoform X1; translation: MRRDGWLPGVLGAVTKGLLILWAVPGQGGRPLQPPTLQQVQALVRHMAEDAQELFTFYEKDQGLAIGHLCRTNRPPEWLRGPSLGTRGLRGLRGTMTHMAQALQDITRHQRDLNPPGAEILRRLASAHLKVRGLLNNLEGLYPAPSPQPTRRLPPSPTAPTKVFRQKLEGCRILWSYSRFLVKLNALLETRRIRAHRERQRAHQGSRMPTGS
- the OSM gene encoding oncostatin-M isoform X2 is translated as MRRDGWLPGVLGAVTKGLLILWAVPGQGGRPLQPPTLQQVQALEKDQGLAIGHLCRTNRPPEWLRGPSLGTRGLRGLRGTMTHMAQALQDITRHQRDLNPPGAEILRRLASAHLKVRGLLNNLEGLYPAPSPQPTRRLPPSPTAPTKVFRQKLEGCRILWSYSRFLVKLNALLETRRIRAHRERQRAHQGSRMPTGS
- the LIF gene encoding leukemia inhibitory factor, translating into MKFVPAGVVPFVALLLLQRRPVAGRALLVSGPGCPGHGLCRSTVQEQTRRQVALLNATAQDLFSLYLKCQGEPFSSDSDKLCNPGGIVFPPFRVNRTSERKEVMVAMYKLFAFLNASLGNITRDQEELNPTAKELLDRLHNTTKTTRGLISNLTCLLCKNYNIFQVDVSYGESSKSKSAFKKKQQGCQVLRKYVQVIAQAARVLLPHLSPP